The genomic window GCCGAGGTTTACGAGTAAAGGTGTCAAGAGACCATGGTCCTGGAGCTGTTCAACTTCCTGGTCAGCCCTCTGGAGCTAGGTCTGCTCTACGGGATCATGGCGTTAGGGGTTTATATTACCTTTCGCTCACTTAACTTCCCCGACCTAACGGTAGACGGCAGCCTCACCCTGGGGGCTGCCGTCGCCGCCAGCCTGGTGGCCGCGGGCCACGCGCCCTGGCTGGGCACGGTTCTGGCGCCGCTGGTGGGCGCCCTGGCCGGAGCCGCAACCGGCATACTGAACACCTACCTGCGCATTTCGGGGCTGCTGGCCGGCATCCTCACCATGACCGCCCTTTACTCCGTGAACCTCCGCATCATGGGCCGGGCCAACATTCCCCTCCTGCGGGTGGAAACCATCTTCGATAACGCCGCCGGTCTGGGCTTGGGTCAGACGGCGCCCTTTGTGGTCTCGCTGGTGCTGGTGGCGGCGCTGGTGGCCCTGCTCTACTGGTTCCTGGAGACCGAAATGGGCATGGCCCTGCGGGCCACCGGCGACAACGAGCAGATGATCCGCAGCCAGGGCGTTAACACCGATACGGTAAAGATCCTGGGCCTGGCCCTCTCCAACGCCCTGGTGGCCCTTTCGGGAGCCTGCGTGGCCCAGTACCAGCACTTCGCCGACATTCAAATGGGCATAGGCACCATAATCGCCGGCCTGGCCTCGGTGATAATCGGCGAGGTGCTGTTCGGCACCCCCAGCATCTGGCGCGCGCTGATCGCGGTGGTGGGCGGCTCCTTCTTCTACCGGCTGGTCATCGCGGTGGTGCTCTGGCTGGGCCTGCAGCCTACCGACCTCAAGCTCATGACCGCCGTGCTGGTGGCCCTGGCCCTGGCCTCCCCGCAGATCCGGCAGTACCTGAGGGCCCGGCAGGGCGGCAGTTCCACGGCGAGGTGAAACCGTTGCTGGAAATCAGGCGGGTAAACAAGATCTTCAACCCCGGCACGGTCAACGAACGTCCGGCCCTGCTGGACATCGATCTGGAGGTGCCGTCCGGGGACTTCATCACCATCATCGGCAGCAACGGGGCGGGCAAGTCCACCCTCTTAAACGTGATTGCCGGCGTCTATCCCCCCGACAGCGGGAACATACGCCTGGACGGCCAGGACATCACCGCCTGGCCGGAGCACCGCCGGGCCCAGTACGTGGGCCGGGTCTTCCAGGACCCGCTCCTGGGCACCGCCGGCAGCATGACCGTGGAGGAGAACCTGGCCCTGGCCCTGCGGCGCGGGCAGAGGAAGCGGCTGGTGCGCGGGGTGACCACTGCCGACCGGACTCTCTTCCGCGAGCGCCTGGCCGAACTGGGCCTCGGCC from Clostridia bacterium includes these protein-coding regions:
- a CDS encoding ABC transporter ATP-binding protein is translated as MLEIRRVNKIFNPGTVNERPALLDIDLEVPSGDFITIIGSNGAGKSTLLNVIAGVYPPDSGNIRLDGQDITAWPEHRRAQYVGRVFQDPLLGTAGSMTVEENLALALRRGQRKRLVRGVTTADRTLFRERLAELGLGLENRLQDKVRLLSGGQRQALTLLMATLKKPQLLLLDEHTAALDPKTAEVILDLTLKLVAEHRLTTLMVTHNLAQALKAGNRTLMMDEGRIVLDLNGEQKRRTTVSDLLALFERRGVLSDRVLLAN
- a CDS encoding ABC transporter permease, encoding MVLELFNFLVSPLELGLLYGIMALGVYITFRSLNFPDLTVDGSLTLGAAVAASLVAAGHAPWLGTVLAPLVGALAGAATGILNTYLRISGLLAGILTMTALYSVNLRIMGRANIPLLRVETIFDNAAGLGLGQTAPFVVSLVLVAALVALLYWFLETEMGMALRATGDNEQMIRSQGVNTDTVKILGLALSNALVALSGACVAQYQHFADIQMGIGTIIAGLASVIIGEVLFGTPSIWRALIAVVGGSFFYRLVIAVVLWLGLQPTDLKLMTAVLVALALASPQIRQYLRARQGGSSTAR